Proteins encoded in a region of the Takifugu flavidus isolate HTHZ2018 chromosome 10, ASM371156v2, whole genome shotgun sequence genome:
- the agmo gene encoding alkylglycerol monooxygenase: MAEVASEESGGFHNMSSLFSLKLSYFERVEDVPEYVQQATPFFIGLMVLELLVGVLKTGATLVTISDGITSISAGMISRLPMLVMRSCELSAYIYVWEHYRQIELPWDSAWTWWFSFLGVDFCYYWVHRFSHEVSFLWASHQVHHSSEYYNLTTALRQSLTQQFTSWIFYIPMALIIPPAIFAVHIQFNLLYQFWIHTELIRDLGPLEWVFNTPKHHRVHHGRNSYCIDKNYAGTLIIWDRMFGTFALESDKVVYGLVFPIRTFDILYVQLYYYLGLWKKSSRYKSISYKLLTFFNGPSWRPGKPRLGDHSKNPQITGKEEPHVPSLSLTVKCYVVTHFLLVVWIYHYLFQYKMMMSQLALLGMTSYVLFTLTTLGYIMDQRPAARVLELLRCAVFMTMKRYGVIQTLMPPPGAELTEVLVFSSLLYWALQCVTQLLPIKKKIN; the protein is encoded by the exons ATGGCTGAGGTTGCTTCTGAGGAGTCCGGGGGGTTCCACAACATGTCCTCTCTGTTCTCACTGAAGTTGTCATATTTTGAGAGGGTCGAGGATGTTCCTGAGTATGTgcaacag GCCACTCCTTTTTTTATAGGACtgatggtgctggagctgctggttggtgTGCTGAAAACTGGAGCCACACTTGTGACCATTAGTGATGGTATTACCTCCATATCAGCTGGAATGATCTCCAGACTCCcaat gttGGTAATGAGAAGCTGTGAACTGAGCGCTTACATTTACGTCTGGGAGCATTACCGGCAGATAGAGCTGCCCTGGGACTCTGCATGGACTTGGTGGTTTTCCTTCCTTGGGGTGGACTTCTGCTACTATTGGGTCCACAGATTCTCTCATG AGGTGTCCTTCCTGTGGGCTTCTCACCAGGTTCACCACAGTTCAGAGTACTACAACCTTACCACTGCTCTGAGACAATCTCTGACTCAGCAGTTCACTTCATGG ATTTTCTACATTCCGATGGCCCTCATCATTCCTCCCGCAATCTTTGCGGTTCACATACAGTTTAACCTCTTGTATCAGTTCTGGATCCACACAGAG CTGATCAGAGATCTTGGTCCTCTGGAGTGGGTCTTCAACACTCCCAAGCATCATAGAGTCCATCATG GAAGGAACAGTTACTGCATTGACAAAAACTACGCAGGGACTCTGATCATATGGGACCGGATGTTTG GTACCTTTGCTTTAGAATCAGACAAAGTGGTTTACGGCCTGGTGTTCCCCATCAGAACCTTTGATATACTTTATGTGCAG ctttACTACTATCTGGGATTGTGGAAGAAGTCCAGCAGATACAAGTCAATCAGTTACAAACTCTTAACCTTTTTTAACGGACCAAGTTGGAGACCTGGCAAACCTCGGCTGGGTGACCATTCTAAAAATCCTCAG ATCACTGGAAAGGAAGAGCCTCACGTTCCCAGCCTGTCGTTGACAGTAAAATGTTATGTGGTCACACATTTCCTGCTGGTCGTCTGGATCTACCactatttatttcaatacaagATG ATGATGTCCCAGTTAGCCCTTCTTGGAATGACCAGCTATGTTCTGTTCACTCTCACCACCCTGGGCTACATCATGGATCAGAG gccAGCAGCAAGAGTGTTGGAGTTGCTTCGCTGTGCAGTCTTCATGACCATGAAGCGATACGGTGTCATACAGACCCTGatgcctcctccaggagctgagcTCACAGAG GTCCTcgtcttctcctctctgctttaCTGGGCCCTGCAGTGCGTCACTCAGCTGCTCCCCATCAAGAAGAAAATCAACTGA
- the crppa gene encoding D-ribitol-5-phosphate cytidylyltransferase isoform X1, protein MLDGECNPDRPPLPRDAGTHRATSVDFPVCVVLPAGGTGERTGLQTPKQFWSFLERPLISYTIDAFERVSWIQDVVVVVAKENLDQMSGIVQRFGHRKVRVVTGGSTRHRSIYNGVQALAEDRPEVVIIHDAVRPFVEEDFLSKITLAAKEHGAAGAIRPLVSTVIATTSEGFLDHSLERAKYRASETPQGFTYEVISQAYQRSSESDLEFGTECLHLALQHCHINAKLIPGPPTLWKVTYRWDLAAAGSIIKEPMLQSACVVSGDSVHAATLITALQKALHMKLHVVTDLSAEKHTFLLKEWNYIQVSVDVCCRSDIEALVTQLEVEKRVLQYPLVIIWLCLNTSNGKSCSTTEGKKPAITDLASSLEHKKILLYGIQLPTPQDSDCWETSVLKVSDLISVLVKERSPALVGQLLQA, encoded by the exons ATGCTCGACGGTGAGTGTAACCCGGACAGGCCCCCTCTACCCCGGGACGCCGGGACCCACCGAGCGACCAGCGTCGACTTCCCGGTGTGTGTGGTTCTGCCTGCCGGGGGAACCGGAGAGAGAACCGGGTTACAGACCCCGAAGCAGTTCTGGTCGTTTTTGGAGCGACCCCTCATTAGCTACACTATCGATGCTTTCGAAAG GGTGTCATGGATCCAGGACGTCGTGGTTGTGGTTGCAAAAGAAAACCTGGACCAGATGAGCGGCATCGTCCAGCGTTTTGGACACAGGAAGGTGCGAGTGGTGACGGGGGGCTCCACCCGCCACAGGTCCATATATAACGGCGTCCAGGCTCTGGCAGAGGACAGACCAGAGGTCGTCATCATTCACGATGCCGTGCGACCTTTTGTGGAAGAGGACTTTCTGTCCAAAATCACCCTCGCTGCTAAGGAACACGGG GCAGCAGGAGCCATCCGGCCTCTTGTTTCCACGGTGATCGCCACCACGTCCGAGGGCTTCCTGGATCATTCTCTTGAACGGGCCAAGTACAGAGCCAGTGAAACGCCTCAGGGGTTCACGTATGAGGTCATCTCTCAGGCCTATCAGAGG AGCAGCGAGTCAGATCTGGAGTTTGGCACCGAGTGTCTTCACCTGGCTCTGCAGCACTGCCACATCAATGCCAAACTCATCCCGGGGCCACCAACACTGTGGAAG gTAACTTACAGATGGGATTTGGCCGCTGCAGGTTCGATTATCAAAG AGCCGATGTTGCAGTCGGCCTGTGTGGTCTCAGGTGACTCTGTGCACGCCGCCACACTCATCACTGCCCTTCAGAAGGCTCTGCACATG AAGCTGCATGTCGTCACAGATTTATCGGCAGAAAAACACACGTTTCTGTTGAAAGAGTGGAACTACATTCAAGTTTCT GTCGATGTTTGCTGTCGGTCTGATATTGAGGCCCTGGTGACACAGTTGGAGGTGGAAAAGCGAGTGCTTCAATACCCTCTGGTCATCATTTGG CTGTGCTTGAACACTTCCAATGGAAAATCCTGCAGTACAACAGAGGGGAAGAAACCAGCCATCACGGACTTGGCCTCATCTTTAGAGCATAAAAAGATTCTCCTCTATGGTATCCAGCTACCAACACCGCAG GACTCAGATTGCTGGGAGACGTCGGTGTTGAAGGTATCTGATCTCATATCCGTCCTGGTCAAAGAGAGGAGCCCAGCTCTTGTGGGTCAGCTTCTACAGGCCTGA
- the crppa gene encoding D-ribitol-5-phosphate cytidylyltransferase isoform X2 produces MLDGECNPDRPPLPRDAGTHRATSVDFPVCVVLPAGGTGERTGLQTPKQFWSFLERPLISYTIDAFERVSWIQDVVVVVAKENLDQMSGIVQRFGHRKVRVVTGGSTRHRSIYNGVQALAEDRPEVVIIHDAVRPFVEEDFLSKITLAAKEHGAAGAIRPLVSTVIATTSEGFLDHSLERAKYRASETPQGFTYEVISQAYQRSSESDLEFGTECLHLALQHCHINAKLIPGPPTLWKVTYRWDLAAAGSIIKEPMLQSACVVSGDSVHAATLITALQKALHMKLHVVTDLSAEKHTFLLKEWNYIQVSVDVCCRSDIEALVTQLEVEKRVLQYPLVIIWLCLNTSNGKSCSTTEGKKPAITDLASSLEHKKILLYGIQLPTPQSWELKRIISVPPAGLRLLGDVGVEGI; encoded by the exons ATGCTCGACGGTGAGTGTAACCCGGACAGGCCCCCTCTACCCCGGGACGCCGGGACCCACCGAGCGACCAGCGTCGACTTCCCGGTGTGTGTGGTTCTGCCTGCCGGGGGAACCGGAGAGAGAACCGGGTTACAGACCCCGAAGCAGTTCTGGTCGTTTTTGGAGCGACCCCTCATTAGCTACACTATCGATGCTTTCGAAAG GGTGTCATGGATCCAGGACGTCGTGGTTGTGGTTGCAAAAGAAAACCTGGACCAGATGAGCGGCATCGTCCAGCGTTTTGGACACAGGAAGGTGCGAGTGGTGACGGGGGGCTCCACCCGCCACAGGTCCATATATAACGGCGTCCAGGCTCTGGCAGAGGACAGACCAGAGGTCGTCATCATTCACGATGCCGTGCGACCTTTTGTGGAAGAGGACTTTCTGTCCAAAATCACCCTCGCTGCTAAGGAACACGGG GCAGCAGGAGCCATCCGGCCTCTTGTTTCCACGGTGATCGCCACCACGTCCGAGGGCTTCCTGGATCATTCTCTTGAACGGGCCAAGTACAGAGCCAGTGAAACGCCTCAGGGGTTCACGTATGAGGTCATCTCTCAGGCCTATCAGAGG AGCAGCGAGTCAGATCTGGAGTTTGGCACCGAGTGTCTTCACCTGGCTCTGCAGCACTGCCACATCAATGCCAAACTCATCCCGGGGCCACCAACACTGTGGAAG gTAACTTACAGATGGGATTTGGCCGCTGCAGGTTCGATTATCAAAG AGCCGATGTTGCAGTCGGCCTGTGTGGTCTCAGGTGACTCTGTGCACGCCGCCACACTCATCACTGCCCTTCAGAAGGCTCTGCACATG AAGCTGCATGTCGTCACAGATTTATCGGCAGAAAAACACACGTTTCTGTTGAAAGAGTGGAACTACATTCAAGTTTCT GTCGATGTTTGCTGTCGGTCTGATATTGAGGCCCTGGTGACACAGTTGGAGGTGGAAAAGCGAGTGCTTCAATACCCTCTGGTCATCATTTGG CTGTGCTTGAACACTTCCAATGGAAAATCCTGCAGTACAACAGAGGGGAAGAAACCAGCCATCACGGACTTGGCCTCATCTTTAGAGCATAAAAAGATTCTCCTCTATGGTATCCAGCTACCAACACCGCAG AGTTGGGAGCTCAAACGCATCATTTCCGTCCCTCCTGCAGGACTCAGATTGCTGGGAGACGTCGGTGTTGAAGGTATCTGA
- the ankmy2a gene encoding ankyrin repeat and MYND domain-containing protein 2a, which translates to MSVKGDLSSSEKQLFNVISTGNVQEASRLLGCKDVRVNCLDEYGMTPLMHAAYKGKTDMCKLLLQHGADVNCNEHEHGYTALMFAGLSGKTEITWLMLDAGAETDVVNSVGRTAAQMAAFVGQHDCVTVINNYFSRARLDYYTKPQGLEKEPKLPPKLAGPLHKIIMGTNLNPVKMVMLVEENPLLLEAEALDKCRRVMELICEKCIKQQEMNEVLAMKMHYISCVLGKCASFLKDRDDKLDGLTKSLLKGRDSDGFPVYQEKFIRECIRKFPYCDVTLLQQLVRSIAPVEIGNDPTALSVLTQAITGQVGFIDAEFCTSCGEKGAQKRCSACKMVVYCDKACQKLHWFTHKKVCKKLQEQREKQEAEAAKLRMQQSNEEDKEANEAADATQKLKLETNSNGNSAAETAKPVSSEDADN; encoded by the exons GAAATGTCCAAGAAGCCTCTCGGCTGCTGGGCTGTAAAGATGTTCGGGTCAACTGTTTGGATGAG TATGGAATGACCCCCCTTATGCACGCTGCTTacaaaggaaaaacagacaTGTGCAAATTGTTGCTACAGCATGGAGCAGATGTCAATTGCAATGAACATGAGCACGGATACACGGCACTCATGTTTGCTGGCCTGTCAG GTAAGACTGAAATCACCTGGTTGATGCTGGACGCCGGTGCAGAAACAGATGTGGTCAACTCGGTGGGAAGGACCGCTGCACAGATGGCTGCCTTTGTGG GCCAACACGACTGTGTCACCGTTATCAACAACTACTTCTCTCGTGCAAGACTGGATTATTATACCAAGCCACAGGGTCTGGAGAAGGAGCCCAAGCTGCCACCCAAACTAGCTGGACCCCTCCACAAGATCATCATGggcaccaacctgaacccagtAAAA ATGGTGATGCTGGTCGAGGAGAaccctctgctgctggaggcagaGGCTCTCGATAAATGTCGGCGGGTGATGGAGCTGATCTGTGAGAAATGCATcaagcagcaggaaatgaacgAGGTTCTGGCCATGAAGATGCACTACATCAGCTGCGTCCTGGGAAAGTGCGCCTCCTTCCTGAAAGACCGTGACGACAAGTTGGATGGCCTCACCAAGAG TTTGCTGAAGGGTCGCGACAGCGACGGCTTCCCGGTGTATCAGGAGAAGTTTATTAGGGAGTGCATCCGCAAGTTTCCCTACTGTGACGTTACCTTGCTGCAACAGCTGGTGCGAAGTATCGCCCCTGTCGAGATT GGCAACGATCCCACAGCTCTTTCTGTGCTGACTCAAGCCATCACTGGGCAGGTGGGCTTCATAGATGCAGAGTTCTGTACGTCATGTGGAGAGAAGGGAGCCCAGAAGAGATGCTCAGCGTGTAAGATG GTGGTCTACTGTGACAAAGCCTGCCAGAAACTGCACTGGTTCACCCACAAGAAagtctgcaagaagctccaggAGCAGCGAGAGAAACAAGAGGCGGAAGCAGCCAAACTCAGGATGCAGCAGAGCAATG AGGAGGATAAAGAGGCGAATGAGGCTGCAGACGCCACACAGAAGCTCAAACTGGAGACCAACAGCAACGGAaactctgcagcagaaacagcaaaaCCAGTTTCCAGCGAAGACGCTGACAACTGA